The nucleotide window ACAGCGTGAGCATGATGAGGTTGTCCTGGTACTCGGAGTGGATGGACCACTTCGAGTGCGGGGTCAGGTAGCGGACGGTCAGCTCCAGCTCGCCGTTGCCGCCCAGGCGCGGCTCGCCGAAGAGCTTGTGCATGTCCAGCGGCGGCCGGAACACCGGCAGCTCCTCGCCGAGCTCCTGCATCCAGTCGTGGTCGAGGTAGAAGTGCTGGCGTCCGGTCAGGGTGTGCCACGGCTTGAGCCGCTCGACGTTGATGGTGAACGGCGAGTACCGGCGCCCGCCGTGTTCGCTGCCGGACCACTCCGGGCTCGTGATCACCGGCACCGGCCGGGACTGGCAGTCGGCGAAACGGATCTGTTTGCCCTCGTGCTCGGCGGACAGGTCGGCCAGCTTACGACCGGTACGCCGTTCGAGGAACTCGAAGCCCTCGGTGGCGACCCGGCCGTTGGTGGTGCCGGCCAGCGCGAGGATCGCCTCGCAGGCGCGGATGTCGGTGTCCAGGCGGGGCCGGCCGTCGGCGACGCCGCCGCGCACGGTCCCGTTGACCTTCTTCAGGAACTCGATCTCCGGCTTGACGTCGACGGTGACCGCCTTGGTGGTGGTGCCGAGCTTGTCGAGCAGCGGCCCGAGCGCGCCCAGCTTCGCGGCGACCGCGCCGTAGTCGCGTTCCACGACGACGAACTTCGGCATCGTCCTTCCCGGTACCGCGGGCGCCTCGCCGGTCTTCCAGTCCCGCACGACCCCGCCGGGTGTCGCCATGGCGTCGGGGGTGTCGTGCAGCAGCGGCGCCGCGACCAGGTCCTCCCGCACGCCAAGGCGCGGCCCGGCGAGCTCGGAGAAGACCTTGGCGATGCCGTGGAAGGCGTCGAAGTCGGTGCGGGTCTGCCACGGCGGGCTGATCGCCGGGGTGAACGCGTGGATGAACGGGTGCATGTCGGTGGTGTTCAGGTCGTGCTTCTCGTACCAGGTGGCGGCGGGCAGCACCACGTCGGAGAAGAGCGTGGTCGAGGTCATCCGGAAGTCCAGCGACAGCAGCAGGTCGAGCTTGCCCTCGGGCGCCTCGTCGTGCCAGACCACGTCCCGCGGCCGCTTGTCCGGCTCCGTCTCCCGCGCCCGCAGGGACGCGTCGGTGCCCAGCAGGTGGCGCAGGAAGTACTCGTTGCCCTTGGCCGAGGAGCCGAGCAGGTTCGCCCGCCACACGGTCAGCACCCGCGGCCAGTTGCGCTCCGCGTCCGGGTCGGCGCAGGCGAACCCGAGCCGGCCGTCGGCCAGCTCCCGCGCCACGTAGCCGGCCGGGTCGTCCGGGTCGGCGGCCCGGGCCTCCTCGGCCAGGTCCAGGGGGTTGCGGTCGAAGGTGGGCATTGACGGCATCCAGCCCAGCCGCGCCGACTTGGCGAGCAGGTCGGCGGTGTGCCGGCCGGTGAACTCGCCCTTGGCGTGCGGCGAGGCGAGGACGTCGGCGCTGTAGCGGTCGTAGCGCCACTGGTCGGTGTGCAGGTACCAGAAGGCGGTGCCGATCATCTGTCGCGGTGGGCGTACCCAGTCGAGTGCGAAGGCCAGATGCGACCAGCCGGTCACCGGCCGGCACTTCTCCTGCCCGACGTAGTGCGCCCAGCCGCCGCCGTTGACGCCCTGGCAGCCGGTCAGCGTGGTCAGCGCCAGCATCGCCCGGTAGGTGGTGTCGGAGTGGAACCAGTGGTTGGTGCCCGCGCCCATCAGGATCATCGACCGGCCGCCCGAGCGCTCGGCGTTGTCGGCGAACTCCCGGGCGATCCGCGCCACCGCGGCCGCCGGCACGCCGGTGATCGGCTCCTGCCACGCCGGGGTGTACGGCACCGCCGGGTCGTCGTAGCCGCTCGGCCAGACACCCGGCAGGCCGGGA belongs to Amorphoplanes digitatis and includes:
- a CDS encoding nitrate reductase subunit alpha, with protein sequence MAGAAEGAGRALLAVGGLVRRAEVSADGRTLHQIGGREADAFYRDRWSYDKVVRSTHGVNCTGSCSWKVYVKDGIITWEQQQTDYPSVGADRPEYEPRGCPRGAAFSWYTYSPTRVRYPYARGVLVEMFREAKARLGGDPVAAWADIQADPERRRRYQRARGKGGLVRVSWDEAQEIVAAAHVHTIARHGPDRVAGFSPIPAMSMVSHAIGARFLSLIGGSMLSFYDWYADLPVASPQMFGDQTDVPESGDWWDASYLVMWGSNVPVTRTPDAHWMAEARYRGQKVVVVSPDYADNVKFADEWLPAQPGTDGALAMAMGHVILKEFFVDRSTPRFADYVSRFTDLPYLITLEPVEGGGHRPGKFVTAADLGEAGAEAAFRPVVWDTVTDAPAVPNGSLGDRFGEAGAGRWNLDLGAIVPRLGCAGGAAVQVALPRFDNDTPELMTRGVPTVRVAGRLVTTVYDLMLAQYGVSRPGLPGVWPSGYDDPAVPYTPAWQEPITGVPAAAVARIAREFADNAERSGGRSMILMGAGTNHWFHSDTTYRAMLALTTLTGCQGVNGGGWAHYVGQEKCRPVTGWSHLAFALDWVRPPRQMIGTAFWYLHTDQWRYDRYSADVLASPHAKGEFTGRHTADLLAKSARLGWMPSMPTFDRNPLDLAEEARAADPDDPAGYVARELADGRLGFACADPDAERNWPRVLTVWRANLLGSSAKGNEYFLRHLLGTDASLRARETEPDKRPRDVVWHDEAPEGKLDLLLSLDFRMTSTTLFSDVVLPAATWYEKHDLNTTDMHPFIHAFTPAISPPWQTRTDFDAFHGIAKVFSELAGPRLGVREDLVAAPLLHDTPDAMATPGGVVRDWKTGEAPAVPGRTMPKFVVVERDYGAVAAKLGALGPLLDKLGTTTKAVTVDVKPEIEFLKKVNGTVRGGVADGRPRLDTDIRACEAILALAGTTNGRVATEGFEFLERRTGRKLADLSAEHEGKQIRFADCQSRPVPVITSPEWSGSEHGGRRYSPFTINVERLKPWHTLTGRQHFYLDHDWMQELGEELPVFRPPLDMHKLFGEPRLGGNGELELTVRYLTPHSKWSIHSEYQDNLIMLTLSRGGPTMWMSEADAAKIGVTDNEWIEAVNRNGVVVCRAVVTHKMPEGTVYMYHAQERVIDVPKAETNGRRGGIHNSLTRLLIKPSHLIGGYAQLSFAFNYLGPTGNQRDEVTVIRRRSQEVEY